In the genome of Acidimicrobiia bacterium, one region contains:
- a CDS encoding helix-turn-helix transcriptional regulator: MKTRVSEVGEFIRQQRERSAISMRKLAERAGISNPYLSQIERGLRRPSADILKAIARGLSISAESLYERAGFLDGTPRPEVEDAIRTDAALTERQKQALTEIYRSFVEGFREERE; the protein is encoded by the coding sequence ATGAAGACGAGAGTGAGCGAGGTCGGAGAGTTCATCCGCCAACAGCGCGAGCGAAGCGCCATTTCGATGCGCAAGCTCGCCGAGCGGGCAGGGATCTCCAACCCGTACCTCAGCCAGATCGAGCGGGGCCTTCGCAGGCCGTCGGCAGACATCCTCAAGGCCATCGCCCGAGGGTTGTCGATCTCGGCGGAGAGCCTCTACGAGCGGGCCGGGTTCCTCGACGGGACGCCTCGTCCCGAGGTCGAGGACGCCATTCGCACGGACGCGGCCCTCACCGAACGTCAGAAGCAGGCCCTCACGGAGATCTATCGCAGCTTCGTGGAGGGATTTCGAGAGGAGAGAGAATGA
- a CDS encoding DUF4332 domain-containing protein: MPSIDAIEGIGPKFATKLRKAGIRTTEALLKRGATRGGRKEVAANAGLTDAQVLEWVNRADLMRVKGIGEEYSDLLEAAGVDTVKELRTRNAANLLAKMVEVNTKKRLVRRLPTSKMVEGWIESASGLEAVVKY, encoded by the coding sequence ATGCCTTCAATTGATGCCATCGAGGGCATCGGACCCAAGTTCGCCACCAAACTTCGCAAGGCGGGCATCCGAACCACCGAGGCGCTGCTCAAGCGAGGAGCCACTCGCGGCGGCCGCAAGGAAGTTGCCGCCAACGCCGGGTTGACCGATGCCCAGGTCCTGGAGTGGGTCAATCGAGCCGACCTCATGCGGGTCAAGGGGATCGGCGAGGAGTACTCCGATCTGCTCGAGGCGGCCGGTGTCGACACGGTCAAGGAGTTGCGGACTCGCAACGCCGCCAACCTCCTGGCAAAGATGGTCGAGGTCAACACCAAGAAGCGCTTGGTGAGGCGGCTCCCCACGTCGAAGATGGTCGAGGGCTGGATCGAGTCGGCGTCCGGCCTCGAGGCGGTCGTCAAGTACTAG
- a CDS encoding nucleotidyltransferase family protein: protein MNPTTAALILAAGASRRLGRPKQLVPYGDGPLLAKVVASVRSWPVDLVVVVLGAHADEILDAVEFGDAVVLLNEEWEEGMASSLRVGLDFLTRHPHVEKAFVVLGDQPEIPTDVPHALLAAAEESDRPALVPVYRWERGNPVLFRRRLWDRLMALEGDVGAAGLLKAHTDWVHEVRVDHRAPGDLDTEDDVTDLTAGRGGRRPSPPAGG from the coding sequence ATGAATCCCACGACCGCCGCCCTGATCCTGGCGGCCGGCGCCAGCCGCCGATTGGGGCGCCCCAAGCAGCTCGTGCCCTATGGCGACGGGCCGCTGCTGGCCAAGGTGGTGGCGTCGGTGCGGTCCTGGCCGGTGGATCTGGTCGTGGTGGTGCTTGGTGCGCACGCCGACGAGATCCTCGACGCCGTCGAGTTCGGTGACGCCGTCGTCCTGCTCAACGAGGAGTGGGAGGAGGGCATGGCCTCATCCCTGCGGGTCGGTCTCGACTTCCTGACGCGTCACCCTCACGTGGAGAAGGCGTTCGTCGTGCTCGGTGACCAGCCCGAGATCCCGACCGATGTTCCGCATGCCCTGCTCGCCGCCGCCGAGGAGAGCGATCGCCCGGCGTTGGTCCCGGTGTACCGGTGGGAGCGGGGCAACCCGGTGCTCTTCCGTCGCCGGCTGTGGGATCGCCTGATGGCCCTGGAGGGGGATGTCGGCGCCGCCGGGTTGCTGAAGGCACACACCGACTGGGTCCACGAGGTCCGCGTCGATCACAGGGCTCCCGGGGATCTCGACACCGAGGACGATGTCACCGACCTCACCGCCGGCAGAGGCGGCCGCAGGCCATCGCCTCCGGCGGGAGGTTAG
- the ald gene encoding alanine dehydrogenase, whose amino-acid sequence MIVGVPREIKTEEYRVAMTPVGARELVGHGHRVLIESGAGTGSSITDDDFVAVGAEVVPTATEVFAAADMIVKVKEPQPSEIAMLEPRHVLFTYLHLAAYPAEARGLLDSGATAIAYETVQLPNGALPLLAPMSEIAGRMAVQAGAHFLERPRGGRGVLLGGVPGVAPGRVTVLGAGMAGRNAAMIAAGMGAEVVVLDVNLMPLRHLDELRWGSVFTVKSSILAIETYVSTSELVVGAVLIPGARAPIVVSEEMVKGMKPGSVLVDISIDQGGCIATARETTHSDPVYEQHGVIHYAVGNIPGAVPNTATYALTNATLPYVVALADGVAPAMRRHPELLGGVNVAAGQVTNQAVAASLGMETVDASAALGL is encoded by the coding sequence TTGATCGTCGGTGTCCCCCGCGAGATCAAGACCGAGGAGTACCGCGTCGCCATGACGCCCGTCGGAGCACGCGAGCTGGTCGGTCACGGACATCGCGTCCTTATCGAGTCAGGTGCGGGCACCGGATCGTCGATCACCGACGACGACTTTGTCGCCGTGGGGGCCGAGGTGGTGCCCACCGCGACAGAAGTCTTCGCTGCAGCGGACATGATCGTCAAGGTCAAGGAGCCCCAGCCCTCCGAGATCGCCATGCTCGAGCCGCGCCACGTCCTGTTCACCTACCTCCATCTGGCGGCGTATCCGGCCGAGGCCAGGGGCCTGCTCGACTCCGGGGCCACCGCCATCGCCTACGAGACGGTTCAGCTGCCCAACGGTGCCCTGCCGCTGCTCGCCCCGATGAGCGAGATAGCCGGGCGGATGGCGGTGCAGGCGGGAGCGCACTTCCTGGAGCGACCACGGGGGGGTCGCGGCGTTCTGCTCGGTGGCGTCCCCGGAGTGGCTCCCGGTCGGGTCACCGTCCTCGGCGCCGGCATGGCGGGCCGCAACGCGGCGATGATCGCTGCCGGGATGGGTGCCGAGGTGGTGGTGCTCGACGTCAACCTGATGCCGTTGCGTCACCTCGACGAACTGCGCTGGGGAAGCGTGTTCACCGTGAAGTCTTCGATCCTCGCCATCGAGACATACGTTTCGACCTCGGAGCTGGTCGTGGGTGCAGTTCTGATTCCGGGTGCTCGCGCCCCGATCGTGGTCAGCGAGGAGATGGTGAAGGGGATGAAGCCGGGGAGCGTGCTGGTCGACATCTCGATCGACCAGGGGGGATGCATCGCCACCGCTCGGGAGACCACGCACAGCGATCCGGTTTACGAGCAGCACGGAGTGATCCACTACGCCGTGGGAAACATTCCGGGGGCCGTGCCCAACACCGCCACCTACGCCCTGACCAATGCCACGCTCCCCTATGTGGTGGCGCTGGCCGACGGGGTGGCTCCGGCGATGCGTCGCCACCCGGAGCTCCTGGGGGGTGTCAACGTCGCAGCCGGCCAGGTGACCAATCAGGCAGTCGCCGCCTCACTCGGGATGGAGACGGTCGACGCCTCAGCCGCCCTCGGGCTCTAG
- a CDS encoding DUF2017 family protein gives MRGPFARDEREIVVRLGDLERTALAALPEMLDGGGDAGGRLTYVAHPDDEAADRRYRDLVGASLEEARQQDRSVFLSGLGRERIDADEAEAWLRVIGEARLLLAHALGVEDDGWEDESEPAEDAEMALLLYLGHLQDRLVEVLG, from the coding sequence GTGAGGGGCCCGTTCGCCAGGGACGAGCGAGAGATCGTGGTTCGTCTCGGTGACCTGGAGCGCACGGCCCTGGCCGCGCTCCCCGAGATGCTGGATGGTGGCGGCGACGCCGGGGGCAGGCTCACATACGTCGCTCACCCCGACGATGAAGCGGCCGACCGCAGGTACCGCGACCTGGTCGGCGCCTCCCTGGAGGAGGCGCGGCAGCAGGACCGCTCCGTGTTCCTCTCCGGCCTGGGTCGGGAGCGAATCGACGCCGACGAGGCCGAGGCTTGGCTGCGGGTGATAGGCGAGGCCCGCCTCCTCCTGGCCCATGCGCTCGGCGTGGAGGACGACGGCTGGGAGGACGAGTCCGAGCCGGCGGAGGACGCCGAGATGGCTCTGCTCCTCTACCTCGGCCATCTGCAGGACCGTCTGGTGGAGGTGTTGGGCTAG
- the clpS gene encoding ATP-dependent Clp protease adapter ClpS, giving the protein MTVAPERVDTPEVDESTARHRSWQVVVWNDPVNLMSYVVWVFRKLFGHSLEEATRLMLQVHHEGRAVVSSGPLEKAELDCHRLHHHGLWATLERT; this is encoded by the coding sequence ATGACCGTCGCCCCCGAACGCGTAGACACCCCGGAAGTCGACGAGTCGACCGCTCGCCACCGCTCCTGGCAGGTGGTGGTGTGGAACGATCCGGTGAACCTGATGTCCTACGTGGTCTGGGTGTTCCGCAAGCTGTTCGGCCACTCCCTGGAGGAGGCGACCCGCCTCATGCTCCAGGTCCACCACGAGGGAAGGGCGGTGGTGTCGAGCGGCCCCCTTGAGAAGGCCGAGCTCGACTGCCATCGCCTCCACCATCACGGGCTGTGGGCGACGTTGGAGCGGACGTGA
- a CDS encoding helix-turn-helix domain-containing protein produces the protein MERIVVDVGKEWLSVADICEYMDVSTFVVTRVLRSGELPAVKMGREWRVARLDFEDWLNAQRLASRLSERPADQRR, from the coding sequence GTGGAACGAATCGTGGTCGACGTCGGCAAGGAGTGGCTGTCCGTGGCCGACATCTGCGAGTACATGGACGTATCCACCTTCGTGGTGACCAGGGTGCTGCGCAGCGGCGAGCTGCCGGCGGTGAAGATGGGCCGTGAGTGGCGGGTCGCCCGCCTCGACTTCGAGGACTGGCTCAACGCCCAGCGGCTGGCCTCCAGGCTCTCGGAGCGCCCGGCAGATCAGCGACGATGA
- a CDS encoding diguanylate cyclase: MDPRETTLVRFPLIRRFPNGAPLAVGVVLATGIAGLDWWSGPAYSLSLLYVLAVMAVSWIGTRRHGIVVAALAAGEQMIAGSGVTVLARLWNSVMLGGVLMIVAVMLCSLRRSLVDQRRHATIDNLTGAMNRRSFAIIAERERLRAGRDGSPLTMAYFDIDAFKTVNDAHGHALGDRILEAFAEAVESTIRGTDLFARLGGDEFVLLLPDTDAHRAMVAVDRVRQRLAATCVVDGSPLTTSVGVATFRFPPHSVDAMIAGADELMYQAKQRGGDTVVGMVFIGPWARWSDTMAAGEPHLVPAQRLPVDVR, from the coding sequence ATGGACCCGCGCGAGACGACACTGGTGCGCTTCCCACTGATACGGCGGTTCCCCAACGGTGCGCCGCTGGCAGTCGGTGTCGTCCTCGCCACCGGGATCGCCGGCCTCGACTGGTGGTCCGGACCCGCCTACTCGCTGTCCCTCCTCTACGTGCTGGCGGTGATGGCCGTCTCCTGGATCGGAACCCGTCGCCACGGCATCGTCGTCGCCGCCCTCGCCGCCGGCGAGCAGATGATCGCGGGCTCCGGCGTCACCGTCCTGGCGCGCCTGTGGAACTCCGTGATGCTCGGCGGCGTGCTGATGATCGTCGCCGTCATGCTGTGTTCGCTGCGCCGTTCCCTCGTGGACCAGCGCCGCCACGCCACGATCGACAACCTCACCGGAGCCATGAACCGCAGGTCGTTCGCCATCATCGCCGAGCGCGAGCGGCTGCGGGCCGGTCGCGACGGCAGCCCCCTCACCATGGCCTACTTCGACATCGACGCCTTCAAGACGGTGAACGACGCCCACGGCCATGCCCTGGGGGACCGGATCCTGGAGGCGTTCGCCGAGGCCGTGGAGTCCACGATTCGCGGCACCGACCTCTTCGCCCGCCTCGGCGGTGACGAGTTCGTCCTGCTCCTCCCCGACACCGACGCCCACCGCGCCATGGTGGCCGTGGACCGGGTCCGGCAGCGACTCGCCGCCACCTGCGTGGTCGACGGCAGCCCCCTCACCACCTCGGTAGGGGTCGCCACCTTCCGGTTCCCGCCCCACTCCGTCGATGCCATGATCGCCGGCGCCGACGAACTCATGTATCAGGCGAAGCAGCGCGGTGGCGATACCGTGGTCGGCATGGTGTTCATTGGACCGTGGGCGCGCTGGTCGGACACGATGGCCGCAGGTGAACCCCATCTGGTCCCGGCACAGCGACTGCCGGTCGACGTCCGCTGA
- a CDS encoding flavodoxin domain-containing protein, with protein sequence MLPARYLHREKEITMRVLVTAASKHDATGEIAEAIGQTLSDHGVEAVVTPPGEAPGPEGFDAVVLGSAVYAGHWLKPALAYAEEHQDALAGLPVWMFSSGPVGDPPRPIEEPADAVRVAGEIGAREHRLFSGRLDPTILGRGERLIVKAMRAPQGDFREWAAITGWGTGIAAELGASRARKET encoded by the coding sequence ATGTTGCCGGCCCGATACCTTCACCGCGAGAAGGAGATCACGATGCGAGTTCTCGTCACCGCAGCCAGCAAACACGACGCCACCGGCGAGATCGCCGAGGCCATCGGCCAGACGCTCTCCGACCACGGCGTGGAGGCGGTGGTGACCCCGCCCGGCGAAGCTCCCGGCCCCGAGGGTTTCGACGCCGTGGTCCTGGGCAGCGCCGTGTACGCCGGGCACTGGCTGAAGCCCGCCCTGGCCTACGCCGAGGAGCACCAGGATGCCCTTGCCGGGCTGCCCGTGTGGATGTTCTCGTCGGGCCCGGTGGGTGACCCACCGCGTCCCATTGAGGAGCCGGCCGACGCCGTTCGGGTGGCCGGCGAGATCGGCGCCCGGGAGCACCGCCTCTTCTCCGGTCGCCTCGACCCGACGATCCTCGGGCGGGGCGAGCGCCTGATCGTCAAGGCGATGCGGGCCCCTCAAGGTGACTTCCGGGAGTGGGCGGCGATCACCGGGTGGGGCACCGGAATCGCCGCCGAGTTGGGCGCCTCTAGGGCGAGAAAAGAGACGTGA